The Alphaproteobacteria bacterium genome has a segment encoding these proteins:
- the metK gene encoding methionine adenosyltransferase, whose protein sequence is MTKGDFLFTSESVSEGHPDKVSDRISDEVVDLFLGEDPLSRVACETLCTTNRIVLAGEVRGPSSIVSASGEVDAGKLEALARAAIRDIGYEQSGFHWKKLSFECHLHGQSVDIAQGVDAAGNKDEGAGDQGLMFGFACRETPVLMPAAIHYSHEILRRLAAARHSGEISGIGPDSKSQVTLEYVAGKPVRATSVVVSTQHDEGLEQSDVREIVRPFVESVLPAGWMCPEASFYVNPTGRFVIGGPDSDCGLTGRKIIVDTYGGAAPHGGGAFSGKDPSKVDRSAAYAARYVAKNVVAAGLAERCTIQVAYAIGVSKPLSVYVDTQGTGTVDDDKLTGAIQEAMDLSPRNIREHLNLSRPVYVPTSAYGHFGREATADGAFSWERTDLVEPLKAALT, encoded by the coding sequence TTGACAAAAGGCGATTTTCTATTCACAAGCGAATCCGTATCCGAAGGTCATCCTGACAAGGTCAGCGACCGGATTTCCGACGAAGTTGTCGATCTGTTTCTTGGCGAGGACCCATTGTCGCGCGTTGCCTGCGAAACGCTGTGCACGACAAACCGGATAGTACTGGCGGGCGAAGTTCGCGGCCCCTCAAGCATCGTCAGCGCCTCGGGCGAAGTCGATGCGGGGAAGCTCGAAGCGCTGGCGCGGGCCGCCATCAGGGATATCGGATATGAACAATCCGGGTTTCACTGGAAAAAACTTTCGTTCGAATGCCATTTGCATGGCCAGTCGGTCGATATCGCCCAGGGCGTCGATGCCGCGGGCAACAAGGATGAAGGCGCCGGCGACCAGGGGCTGATGTTCGGCTTTGCCTGCCGTGAAACGCCCGTCCTGATGCCGGCCGCCATTCATTACAGCCACGAAATCCTGCGCCGGCTCGCCGCAGCGCGGCATTCCGGCGAGATATCGGGTATCGGCCCGGACTCGAAAAGCCAGGTGACACTGGAATACGTGGCCGGCAAGCCGGTCCGCGCGACATCCGTCGTCGTCTCGACGCAACATGACGAAGGGCTGGAACAGTCCGACGTCCGCGAGATCGTGCGCCCCTTCGTGGAGAGCGTCCTGCCCGCCGGCTGGATGTGTCCCGAGGCCAGTTTCTATGTCAATCCGACCGGCCGATTCGTCATCGGCGGTCCGGACAGCGATTGCGGCCTGACCGGGCGCAAGATCATTGTCGATACCTATGGCGGCGCCGCGCCGCACGGCGGTGGTGCATTTTCCGGCAAGGATCCGTCAAAGGTCGACCGGTCAGCCGCCTACGCCGCCCGCTACGTGGCGAAAAACGTCGTCGCGGCAGGGTTGGCCGAGCGTTGCACGATTCAGGTCGCCTATGCGATCGGCGTATCGAAGCCGCTATCGGTTTATGTCGATACGCAGGGCACCGGTACCGTCGATGATGACAAATTGACGGGCGCCATTCAGGAAGCGATGGATCTCAGCCCCCGCAACATCCGCGAACATCTGAATCTGAGCCGGCCGGTTTATGTGCCGACATCGGCGTATGGCCATTTCGGCCGTGAAGCCACCGCGGATGGCGCATTTTCATGGGAGCGGACGGATCTGGTCGAACCCCTGAAGGCCGCGCTGACCTGA
- a CDS encoding helix-turn-helix transcriptional regulator has product MQANARAEEVQTGYGTGRPNPVDIHVGKRVRLRRTLLGISQEKLGDAIGLTFQQVQKYERGANRIGSSRLFDLSRVLDVPVSFFFDDMPPEISESTSGPGTESIAPAGDSGEADPLAKRETLELVRAYYRIKDPAVRKRLFDLTKSLADTSEA; this is encoded by the coding sequence ATGCAAGCGAATGCCAGGGCGGAAGAAGTCCAGACAGGATACGGCACCGGTCGTCCTAACCCTGTTGATATTCATGTCGGAAAGCGGGTACGCCTGCGCCGGACCCTGCTGGGTATCAGTCAGGAAAAGCTGGGCGATGCTATCGGTCTGACATTTCAGCAGGTCCAGAAATACGAACGCGGCGCCAACCGGATTGGCTCCAGCCGGCTTTTCGACCTGTCCCGTGTCCTGGATGTCCCTGTTTCGTTTTTCTTTGACGACATGCCCCCGGAAATTTCCGAAAGCACATCCGGTCCCGGAACGGAATCGATTGCGCCTGCCGGGGATAGCGGCGAAGCGGATCCTCTGGCCAAGCGCGAAACGCTGGAACTTGTCCGGGCATATTATCGAATCAAGGATCCCGCCGTGCGCAAACGGCTGTTCGACCTGACAAAATCCCTGGCTGACACAAGCGAGGCCTGA